The Streptomyces sp. NBC_00510 genomic interval CCGCCGGACACCACGACTGGGTCCATCTGCGGCTGTGCCTCACCTGCGGCCACATCGGATGCTGCGACAGCTCGCCGGGCCGGCACGCCACCGGGCACTACGAGGCCACCGGCCACCCCGTGATCCGCTCCTACCAGCCGGGCGAGAACTGGCGCTGGTGCTTCGTCCACGAGTCGATGGACTGAGGCCCGGGCCCACGGCTACTCGCGCTGCAGCGCCGCCTCCTCCAGATCCAGTTCGCGCATGACGCGGCGCAGCACCTCGTCGTCGATGAGCCGTTCGTCGCGGAAGCGCACGAACTCCTGCCGTTCGGCCTCCAGCATCGCGCGGCGCAACCGCCGGTAGGCCACGCTCGGCGGCTCGGCGCCCCCGCCGGTCGGGCCGCCCAGCCGTTCCCAGGCGGCGTTGCGGCGGGCCTCCGCGGTCTGCCGCAGGTTCTCCAGCACGGCCTGGTGGGAGCGCTTGTCCCCGGCCAGCTCCTGCAGGCGCGCCAGTGCCGCCCGGGCGGCACTGTGCTGGGCGCTCGCCTCGGCCAGGGCGTCCTCGTACGCCTCCTTGTTGCAGATGCCGAGCCGCCGGATGAGCGGGGGCAGCGTCATCCCGTGCAGCAGCAGCGTGGCGACCGTGACGAAGAAGGTCAGGAACAGGATCTCGTCGCGCCCGGGGAACGGTGCGCCGCTGTCGGTGGTCTCCGGCACGGCGAAGGCCGCGGCCAGCGAGACCACGCCGCGCATGCCCGCCCAGGAGAGCACGA includes:
- a CDS encoding UBP-type zinc finger domain-containing protein — translated: MTTAACPDLEQAPADVAAAPPVDGCADCLAAGHHDWVHLRLCLTCGHIGCCDSSPGRHATGHYEATGHPVIRSYQPGENWRWCFVHESMD